In one Brassica oleracea var. oleracea cultivar TO1000 chromosome C9, BOL, whole genome shotgun sequence genomic region, the following are encoded:
- the LOC106314770 gene encoding uncharacterized protein LOC106314770, whose product MASNKKRRFQTQVRPILTLETPNSETGANFPTTAPGGDASTREKAKDAQTYDMEDRDSEPEHDKEASDGAARAESPMIAHLHQMFSERLDAMQSMVQRLLGVAPPIRKSNPDSYADTPFTNEITLIEMPMKFSFRSIKAYDSTTDLDDHVAQYRQRMLAIALRKGSREATLCKGFGSTLTGPALQWYINLPSSSIASFAVLSDNIPTAISAFKRGLLPDRDLYKELTKYHCKTMEDVLSRAWAQEKWEEDVTSRAKEQQKQDSKTIRSDRTERDEKPSQRPATDSGNRNRGRYQNRPIEKAEGMAVSAWLDISHLSVSRPKLVNVLRQMGQEVKWSQKMKAPDSFWNPGLWCDFHRDHGHKTEDCVALNIEVNELLRKGHLRKLLSEKAKSHIRKETMEISGISHAGVKKSTWNAKHGLEAAKPKRLLLGTDEISFAAKEQEKVLTPHHDALVISLTVANCLAAYKDLGLEESALTRRITPLIGLSGEVKETAGEITLPLYAEGINRSAKFLLVDCDSSYNMILGRPWIHGMGPVPSTFTKW is encoded by the exons ATGGCAAGTAACAAGAAACGTCGATTCCAGACTCAGGTTCGCCCTATACTGACTCTGGAGACACCTAATTCCGAGACAGGCGCGAATTTCCCAACTACGGCGCCGGGAGGAGACGCATCAACGCGCGAAAAGGCCAAGGATGCTCAGACCTACGACATGGAGGACAGGGACTCGGAGCCCGAACATGATAAAGAAGCATCAGACGGAGCAGCGAGAGCGGAGTCTCCTATGATCGCTCACCTTCACCAGATGTTCTCCGAGAGGCTCGACGCCATGCAGTCCATGGTACAGAGACTCCTGGGGGTAGCTCCCCCCATCCGGAAGAGCAATCCCGACTCCTACGCCGATACTCCCTTCACGAATGAGATCACCTTGATCGAGATGCCCATGAAGTTCTCTTTCCGCAGCATAAAGGCCTACGACAGCACCACTGATCTGGACGACCATGTCGCCCAATACAGACAAAGGATGCTCGCCATAGCACTCCGAAAGGGGTCGCGCGAAGCTACCTTGTGCAAAGGTTTTGGCTCCACTCTGACCGGACCCGCTCTGCAATGGTACATCAACTTACCCTCCAGCTCCATAGCTTCCTTCGCGGTTCTCAGCGATAA TATCCCCACTGCTATCTCTGCTTTCAAGAGAGGCCTGCTCCCCGACAGAGACCTCTACAAGGAGCTGACCAAATATCATTGCAAAACCATGGAAGACGTCCTATCTCGAGCCTGGGCACAGGAAAAATGGGAGGAAGACGTCACCAGCCGTGCCAAAGAGCAACAAAAGCAAGATTCCAAGACGATCAGATCAGACCGAACCGAGCGAGACGAGAAACCCTCACAAAGACCAGCTACGGACTCCGGAAATCGAAACCGGGGCAGATACCAGAACCGGCCGATCGAGAAGGCAGAAGGGATGGCAGTGTCCGCGTGGCTAGACATCTCTCACCTCTCAGTATCGAGGCCAAAGCTGGTCAATGTTCTGAGGCAGATGGGCCAAGAGGTTAAGTGGTCTCAGAAGATGAAAGCACCCGACTCTTTCTGGAACCCTGGTTTATGGTGCGACTTCCACCGAGACCACGGTCACAAAACGGAGGACTGCGTCGCACTAAATATAGAGGTCAACGAGCTACTTAGGAAAGGACACCTCAGGAAGTTACTTTCCGAGAAGGCCAAGAGCCATATAAGAAAGGAGACAATGG AAATCAGCGGCATAAGCCATGCAGGTGTGAAGAAAAGCACCTGGAACGCCAAGCACGGCCTAGAGGCAGCCAAGCCAAAACGCCTGCTCCTAGGAACAGACGAGATAAGCTTCGCGGCCAAGGAGCAGGAGAAAGTTCTCACTCCGCATCACGACGCCCTAGTTATCTCGCTCACTGTAGCGAACTGCCTG GCAGCATACAAGGACCTGGGGCTGGAGGAAAGCGCTCTAACTCGGAGGATAACCCCCCTTATAGGGTTAAGCGGGGAAGTCAAAGAAACCGCCGGGGAGATAACCCTCCCCCTATACGCTGAAGGAATCAACAGGTCAGCCAAGTTCCTCCTTGTCGATTGCGACTCGTCTTACAACATGATCCTAGGACGGCCTTGGATTCACGGAATGGGGCCCGTCCCCTCGACTTTCACCAAATGGTGA